GACTCGGCTGTGTGGCACAGTCGAAGTCGATGAAACTCGCCGTCGACCAGCACCGTGTCAGCAGAATTCTGCTCGATTTCGATCTGACCATCGAATTCGACGATGGAGCCACCATTTCCTTCAGCGAAGTGGTGATCGATGACCTCACGGTCGACGAAGACAATCAGTTCGAGGGTTTACGAGCCTTCGCGGCCTTGCACGGTCTCGTGTGCGAGGACGTTGACTACGACCGATCGGGCGTGCTGCGAATGGCGTTCGCCGGCGGGCACACAGTGGTGGCTCGTCCCCGCGACGAAGTCGAATCCTGGGAGTATTGCGCCGCAGACGGGTCCACAGTCCTGTGCGGACCGGATGGAGCCGTCGAGTCGTGGCCGGCCCCGGAGCACCCCGGTACGGAAGGGCCGACTGTCGAAGGTCTCCCGTCCATCGGAGCGACTGTGGTTCGGTTGTCGACGGGCGACGAGCCGGCTGTCGAATTCTCGGACGGCACGAAGCTGCTGTTCGACCTTCCGCTCGATTCCGGCTATCTCGTGTTGCGGGAGAGCGTCACGTCGAGCTCGAGCTCCGAAGAAGGCGACGAGGCCCACGGCGATTGGGTAGTCGAGCTGTCCTCGGGACACGTGATCTTCTATCGGCCGCGAACCGCGTAGGGCTTTCCGAACTGGGTTTCGACTCCCGGTGAATACAGCACCGAGTCCGGCGGTCGTGTGCTGACGCCGGGCAGGCCTGCCGCAGCAACGAGTTCGTCGGAGCAGTGGGTCAGTTCGGCATCGACCAGGTTCCAGTGTCGGTGCACGTTCGGTACGTACAGCAGCCGGCCGGCCAGCGAGGTGTGCAACC
The nucleotide sequence above comes from Rhodococcoides fascians A25f. Encoded proteins:
- a CDS encoding DUF6188 family protein; the encoded protein is MKLAVDQHRVSRILLDFDLTIEFDDGATISFSEVVIDDLTVDEDNQFEGLRAFAALHGLVCEDVDYDRSGVLRMAFAGGHTVVARPRDEVESWEYCAADGSTVLCGPDGAVESWPAPEHPGTEGPTVEGLPSIGATVVRLSTGDEPAVEFSDGTKLLFDLPLDSGYLVLRESVTSSSSSEEGDEAHGDWVVELSSGHVIFYRPRTA